One genomic segment of Brevibacillus laterosporus LMG 15441 includes these proteins:
- a CDS encoding DMT family transporter — protein MNIRAFIQMFISMTIFGSVGFFSVLTGLSALELVFIRCICATVFLGSIWFITGTYAKEQWSKKELMRIGFCGIANLLNWIFLFKSFELISITVAISLYHLAPMIVLLVGSFLFREKVTILSILAISVCFVGTIFIIGVDGDLSNASFQMTGFLYAILAALFYAVTMILGKSIQQASVYATTFIQTAIGAICLLPFIHYHVFLDLTPQNWAYAIITGIIHTGVVYLLFFDSVRKLSTRTISGMVFLDPAVAILLDVIIIGFRPNMIQTIGILLIFIGMLYTLKKPKQQKTANIT, from the coding sequence ATGAATATAAGGGCTTTTATTCAAATGTTCATCTCGATGACGATTTTTGGATCAGTAGGATTTTTTTCCGTGTTAACGGGTCTTTCCGCTTTAGAATTGGTTTTTATTAGATGCATTTGTGCGACAGTTTTTCTTGGTTCGATTTGGTTTATTACAGGAACGTATGCCAAAGAGCAATGGAGCAAAAAAGAACTAATGAGGATTGGCTTCTGTGGTATAGCAAATTTATTAAATTGGATTTTCTTGTTTAAATCCTTTGAGCTGATTTCGATTACAGTTGCCATCTCTCTCTATCATCTTGCTCCGATGATTGTCTTACTTGTCGGTAGCTTTCTTTTCAGAGAAAAGGTAACCATACTTTCAATTCTGGCTATCTCTGTATGCTTTGTAGGAACGATTTTTATCATCGGAGTAGATGGTGATCTCTCAAATGCTTCGTTTCAAATGACAGGATTTTTGTACGCTATTCTAGCGGCTCTTTTTTATGCAGTAACGATGATTTTAGGGAAGAGTATACAACAAGCAAGTGTCTATGCCACAACGTTTATTCAAACTGCTATTGGCGCGATATGCTTGCTTCCCTTTATCCATTACCATGTATTTTTAGACCTAACTCCGCAGAATTGGGCATACGCGATCATTACTGGCATTATCCACACTGGTGTTGTTTATCTTCTGTTTTTCGATAGTGTACGAAAACTATCGACCAGAACCATTTCAGGAATGGTATTTTTGGATCCAGCTGTTGCTATTTTATTAGATGTGATCATTATTGGATTTCGACCAAATATGATACAAACAATAGGAATTTTATTAATATTTATTGGGATGCTTTATACGTTAAAAAAACCAAAACAACAAAAAACAGCGAATATTACGTAA
- a CDS encoding aminoacyl-tRNA deacylase, whose amino-acid sequence MNSYELQIKEYLHAKAADAQHFILNQSCHTVEEAAKAVNASIDELVKNICMIDEDGRLIVAIVKGEDRASTSRVSKGLNIKRPRLADEKEVLEATGYPAGGVPSFGFEAIFLVDPKITELEYVYTGGGSPHSLVKIKVEDLVRLNSGKLMRVRK is encoded by the coding sequence ATGAATTCTTATGAGCTGCAAATAAAAGAGTACCTACATGCAAAAGCTGCTGATGCCCAGCACTTTATACTGAATCAATCTTGCCATACGGTCGAAGAGGCGGCTAAAGCTGTGAATGCTTCTATTGATGAGCTGGTTAAAAATATTTGTATGATTGATGAAGATGGACGACTAATTGTGGCCATTGTAAAAGGAGAGGATCGAGCTAGTACATCACGAGTAAGTAAGGGACTCAATATAAAAAGACCTCGTTTGGCAGATGAAAAGGAAGTATTAGAAGCAACAGGTTATCCAGCCGGTGGGGTTCCTTCTTTTGGATTTGAGGCGATTTTTTTGGTTGATCCGAAAATAACAGAATTAGAGTATGTTTATACGGGAGGAGGCTCTCCTCATTCATTAGTGAAAATAAAGGTAGAAGATTTAGTAAGATTAAATAGCGGAAAATTGATGCGTGTAAGAAAATAG
- a CDS encoding Nramp family divalent metal transporter: MNARVEEAKDNSGWLQRSSNVSLEEVNNSVRIPSKAGFWRKFLAFAGPGSLVAVGYVDPGNWATSIAGGARFGYTLLSVILISNLIAILLQSLAAKLGIVTGRDLAQATRDSVGKKTAFVLWMLTELAIIATDLAEVIGSAIALHLLFGIPLLAGIVITTLDVLLLLMLQKKGFRIIESIIIVLMTTIFGVFAFELIISKPEVSALLSGYVPKVEIVTNPEMLFVSLGILGATVMPHNLYLHSSIVQTRQYKRNREGRKEALTFSVLDSTVSLTVAFLINSAILILGAAAFHGTGLDVSEIEGAYELLSPTVGVGIASTLFAVALLASGQNSTITGTLTGQIVMEGFIQLRISPWLRRIITRLIAVVPAFIVTWIAGSRGTGDLLLWSQVVLSLQLPFAVIPLVLFTSDKRKMGEFVNRTWVKWLAWLSTGVILALNVFLVGYILMTGHDLG, translated from the coding sequence ATGAATGCTCGAGTTGAAGAAGCAAAAGATAATAGCGGTTGGTTACAGAGAAGTTCCAATGTAAGCTTAGAAGAAGTGAATAATTCCGTGCGCATTCCTAGCAAGGCGGGGTTCTGGCGTAAATTTTTAGCTTTTGCTGGTCCTGGTTCGTTAGTAGCCGTTGGTTATGTTGATCCGGGAAACTGGGCAACGTCGATTGCTGGCGGGGCGCGGTTTGGTTATACCTTGCTGTCTGTGATACTCATTTCTAACTTAATCGCCATCCTACTTCAATCTTTGGCAGCTAAGCTGGGGATTGTTACCGGTCGGGATTTGGCGCAAGCTACTCGTGATTCGGTAGGTAAAAAAACAGCTTTTGTTCTCTGGATGTTAACTGAGCTTGCTATTATCGCCACCGATTTGGCAGAGGTGATCGGTTCTGCAATTGCCCTACATTTATTGTTTGGTATCCCACTTTTAGCGGGTATTGTCATTACCACGCTTGATGTTTTGCTATTATTAATGCTCCAGAAAAAGGGATTTAGAATTATTGAATCAATCATTATCGTGCTAATGACGACGATCTTTGGTGTATTTGCTTTTGAATTGATCATCTCAAAGCCAGAGGTATCAGCGTTATTATCCGGTTATGTACCTAAGGTTGAAATTGTTACAAATCCAGAAATGCTGTTTGTTTCCCTTGGAATTTTAGGAGCAACCGTGATGCCACATAATTTGTACTTGCATTCGTCCATTGTTCAAACCCGACAATATAAACGTAACCGGGAAGGGCGCAAGGAGGCACTTACGTTTTCAGTGCTTGATTCAACCGTTTCCCTGACTGTTGCTTTCTTGATTAATTCCGCTATTCTCATTCTCGGAGCAGCAGCTTTTCACGGAACTGGCTTGGATGTATCTGAAATTGAAGGTGCCTATGAGCTTTTGAGTCCGACTGTAGGTGTTGGTATTGCAAGTACATTATTTGCCGTTGCATTGCTCGCATCCGGTCAAAATTCAACAATAACTGGAACCCTAACAGGACAAATTGTCATGGAAGGCTTTATCCAATTACGTATTTCACCTTGGCTTCGTCGGATTATTACACGTTTAATTGCTGTCGTTCCAGCGTTTATTGTAACTTGGATAGCTGGCTCTAGAGGAACAGGGGATTTGCTCTTATGGAGTCAGGTGGTACTTAGCCTGCAGCTTCCATTTGCGGTTATTCCACTCGTATTATTTACAAGCGATAAAAGGAAAATGGGCGAGTTTGTAAATCGAACGTGGGTCAAATGGCTAGCTTGGTTGTCCACTGGCGTTATTTTAGCATTAAATGTCTTTTTGGTCGGATATATTCTCATGACTGGTCACGACTTGGGCTGA
- a CDS encoding zinc-dependent alcohol dehydrogenase family protein, whose product MIATCIRFHAFGNPQEVLQVEQKQMKSPMNGEILVRMIDRPINPSDLLPIRGAYSHRISLPTIPGYEGVGIVEEVGSSVSHELLGKRVLPLRGEGTWQDYVTAPADLAITIPPSMEDYIAAQLYINPITAWITCTEVLQLKEGDILLVNACGSSIGRILCQLSAILGFRLIAVTRNHFYTEELLQLGAFAVINTSDTALHQTVMELTNGQGATAAIDSVGGTAGSDLAFCVRPNGTLVTIGLLSGTPVHWGEISRRTQVNIRLFHLRHWNQQVSVQTWQDTFSHVIALIMKQKLGLMMPYAHYDLLEVQKAVQMAESSRNRGKIFLRNKVNHHIFA is encoded by the coding sequence TTGATAGCTACATGTATTAGATTTCATGCGTTTGGAAACCCGCAGGAGGTTTTACAGGTTGAACAAAAACAAATGAAATCTCCTATGAATGGAGAAATTCTTGTTCGCATGATTGATCGTCCTATAAATCCATCTGACTTGCTTCCTATTAGAGGAGCATATTCTCATCGTATTTCATTGCCTACCATTCCTGGGTATGAAGGTGTCGGCATTGTTGAGGAAGTAGGATCTTCCGTTTCTCATGAGCTTCTTGGCAAACGTGTTCTTCCTTTGCGGGGAGAAGGGACCTGGCAGGATTATGTGACAGCACCAGCAGATTTAGCAATCACGATACCACCTTCCATGGAAGATTACATCGCGGCTCAGCTCTATATAAACCCTATAACAGCCTGGATTACGTGTACAGAAGTATTACAATTAAAGGAAGGTGATATCCTTCTGGTCAATGCTTGTGGTTCTTCAATTGGACGTATCCTTTGCCAGTTATCTGCGATTCTTGGGTTTCGACTGATTGCGGTCACAAGGAATCATTTCTATACCGAAGAACTTCTTCAATTAGGCGCCTTTGCTGTCATTAACACCTCTGACACCGCATTACATCAAACGGTTATGGAATTGACAAATGGCCAAGGAGCTACTGCTGCTATTGATTCTGTAGGTGGCACAGCTGGTTCAGACCTAGCTTTTTGTGTTCGGCCGAATGGGACATTGGTAACGATTGGACTTTTATCGGGAACACCTGTTCATTGGGGGGAAATTTCGCGTAGAACACAGGTAAACATTAGATTATTTCATTTAAGGCATTGGAATCAGCAGGTATCTGTACAAACCTGGCAAGACACCTTCTCTCATGTAATAGCATTAATAATGAAGCAAAAATTGGGGCTCATGATGCCTTATGCTCATTACGATCTTTTGGAGGTCCAAAAAGCCGTTCAGATGGCAGAATCCTCTAGAAATAGGGGGAAAATATTCTTGCGCAATAAAGTGAATCATCATATTTTCGCTTAA
- a CDS encoding carbon-nitrogen hydrolase family protein, producing MMKKYPKFCAAAVQAAPVYLDLDATVEKSCKLIDEAATNGAKLVAFPEAFLPGYPWFAFIGHPEYTRKFYHELYKNAVEIPSLAIQKLSEAARRNQTYVCISCSEKDGGSLYLAQLWFNPNGDLIGKHRKMRASVAERLIWGDGSGSLMPVFETEIGNLGGLMCWEHQVPLDLLAMNSQNEQVHVASWPGYFDDEISSRYYAISTQTFVIMTSSIYSEEMKDMICLTPEQREYFNTFKSGHTCIYGPDGEPISEMVPAETEGIAYAEIDIEKIIDFKYYIDPAGHYSNQSLSMNFNQNPTPVVRKFGERKNETISYEEINLLVGSER from the coding sequence ATGATGAAGAAATATCCGAAATTTTGTGCAGCAGCAGTTCAAGCAGCGCCCGTATATCTAGATTTAGATGCAACGGTTGAGAAATCTTGCAAATTGATTGATGAAGCTGCGACTAATGGTGCAAAGCTAGTCGCATTTCCAGAAGCATTTCTTCCGGGATATCCTTGGTTTGCGTTTATTGGACACCCAGAATATACAAGAAAATTCTATCACGAGCTATATAAAAATGCAGTTGAAATCCCCAGCTTAGCCATTCAAAAACTAAGTGAAGCAGCTAGAAGAAATCAAACGTACGTTTGCATTTCTTGCAGTGAAAAGGATGGGGGCTCCTTATATCTTGCACAATTATGGTTTAATCCGAACGGAGATTTAATTGGAAAGCATAGAAAGATGAGAGCATCGGTTGCAGAAAGGTTGATCTGGGGTGATGGAAGTGGAAGCTTAATGCCTGTATTCGAAACAGAAATCGGAAACCTGGGTGGTCTTATGTGCTGGGAGCATCAAGTGCCATTAGATCTTCTTGCTATGAATTCACAAAATGAACAAGTTCACGTCGCTTCTTGGCCTGGATACTTTGATGATGAAATCTCCAGTAGATATTATGCGATCTCAACCCAAACCTTTGTCATAATGACCTCATCCATTTATTCTGAAGAGATGAAAGATATGATTTGTTTAACACCAGAACAAAGAGAGTATTTCAACACATTTAAGAGTGGGCATACTTGCATTTATGGACCTGATGGAGAGCCGATTAGTGAAATGGTACCGGCAGAAACAGAAGGAATTGCTTATGCAGAGATCGATATCGAAAAAATCATTGATTTTAAATATTATATCGATCCAGCAGGACACTACTCCAATCAAAGCTTAAGCATGAATTTCAATCAAAATCCTACTCCTGTTGTGAGAAAATTTGGAGAGAGAAAAAACGAGACGATTTCTTATGAAGAAATCAATTTATTGGTAGGCAGTGAGCGATAA